The Sorghum bicolor cultivar BTx623 chromosome 6, Sorghum_bicolor_NCBIv3, whole genome shotgun sequence genome contains the following window.
tttttttttttttgttcctcAAGATGCTTTGTCTGTGTATTAGTATGCTCCATACAGTATTTTAACGAACACGTACTGGCTAAAGATATAAAGTGAGAGTAGACCTAaaataatttgaatattttagTAATTTATATAAAAGCGGCTGTATGGTCATGGACCGTTGCTTAGATAATTGACATGAGTGCAcgattattatatatattcatGAAACCACACTTTTTTTCCCCTTCAATTCAATCCATCAACGCGGAAAAGCTTCCCTTGTGTCTTTGCGCTGCATGCCACCACAGCGATTACTTCAAGTGCAAGCTAAGGATGTAATGCATGCACAGTGGCGAAGCCAGAAATTATGTATAAGAGGggccaacaaaaaaaaattatcaaaaCTGAGCACAACTGGTGGCGGTCTAACTCAATTTATCAACTTGACACAAGTGCTCGTATTTTCTATATGTATTTAGGATTCGTTATTATTTCGGTGGTACGCGATAAACCCTTAACGACAAGATGTTTGAGATGATTTTGTAAACCTTAAGATCCGCGTCTCAGTTTTTCTAAGGTGTTTCGTAGTATTATCTAGTTATATTttgtacttcctccatcccaaattataaatcattctaagaatcttggagagtcaaagtatcttaAGTTTGATGAAAACTATAGAAAGAATGGTAAAAATTTATGTTATTAAATAGATATActgtaaaaatataattaataataaatattattatattattatataaatttgatcaaatttaggatgctttgactcttcaaaatttttagaattacttataatttagaatgtagAGAGTACGATTCTATTATCTCAAGAATATTAATAAGTATATATGACAAAATTTTGAATTAAATGGCGATGAATTAAATGGTCACTTGAGACTACATATTAATGACCATAGGCCATTATATGAGATTATTTTATTGATACTTGTTCTAATTGTTTTTTAAATGTGTCATGGATTGCCACAATTTATGTGTTGAAAGGTGGAACCTTATCAACACAAAAAAAATAGTTGTGATGCAACTCATCCTCACATCTATATTACAGTGACAAAACTCTGCCTCGCAAAATGATTTTTTGTAGATAAGTTTCAGTTTGTGGAATAGCAAATGTTGTGGCAAACAATTTATCATTATCATTCTTGTTGTATCGACAAAAATGGTTGAACAAATATATTTATATGGCTCAACAAATATTGAGAAATTTATTTCAACATCTTGAGAAAAATTAATTCCAACATCGTGAGGGAAAAATCCAACATAAGGAAAGTGTTATAGATTTTGGAGAAAATGACATTTATTTAAAATAATAAGGCTATAAATTAAATTAGAACACAATTTGAAAAAAAGACATATCAAAATTTATCCCTAAGCAACGAAAAAGGGGAAAAATAGTTTCACCAATGGATATGAAAAAGCTAGAAACGATTATAATAAAAATAGTTATAatatgaaaaagaaaaataggaataaagaaaaaaaaatgaaccaGTTTCGTGGCCCGCTCGAAGGAAAAGAGAAATCGGCCCAATAGCCCAGGAAGAATCGCTCTCCTAAATTGATGAAATTCAGCAAAAAAGTGTTTTCTTCTCCCGTTCACCGCACCTACCCCGAGACTGAGACATGCCCTTGCTTGCTTGGGATCGCCGCCGCCCTATTCCTAGCAGCGAGGCCTCGTCGGGCTCAAGAGCCCtttgccggcgacgagcactCACCACACCAGGTATGCGTGCCGCTAATGTTCCCGTCCGTGCAAAACTGAGCACATGAATAGCTGATTCCTAATTTAAGCTATTTGACTACCTGTATTCGATCGGACCTGATCTAATCACAAGTGTATGCATGTATATGCCTACTAACTTGTTTTTTTGGTAAAATTTGCGTGTACATTGCCCCTACTGTGTGCTAGAGTAGTCGATTGGATTTTGTTGGTAGTGGAGCTGGCAGTTCAAGTCTTTTATCATGTCTTTCTGCTACTTTAATTTGGCTGGATGTAGTTTTAGGGTACTTGTTTCTGGTTCAGGTTTAGGAATTGTGTGAAAATTAGTATGATTATCGAGACTTGGTTTTGTATGTACTGGTTGAGGGTTAGTTATCCCCTATACTGGTGTCTAGTGGTTAGATATCTCTCGTGCCGGAACCAAAAGTTTTATAAAGCCTGGACGTAATGTCATACTAATACTAACAAGATAAGATTATAAGAGGGGTTAAGTGCTAAGCAAGCAGTGACTTGCTGACTAAGTTTAAGTATGCTTAAGCGTTGCTAACCCTTTAAGAGTTTTGTGATGTAATAAATATTACAATTTTGATCTTAAACCGgataataaatagaaaagagagTGAAGAGTAGTTGAGAAAGAGCAAATGAATACATAAGTCATTGTCTATCTCTCATATTTCCTTTTTATAGAAAAGGTGTGAgggaaatttttcataattttctcTAATAGGGTttgtattttaaaaaatatttttagatgAATCATTATGTTACAATGTTATGTGATTAGGCTTTGGAGACAGTAGTATGATTCCTTACATATATTATTTCAGATATTAATTATATAGGTGCTAATTTGTTAAAAGAtattagaaagaaaaaaatgaaagttactaaaaatgaaacaaaaaagaaaagagagaaaaaaattggATGGGCTTTTATTTAGTGGCCCATCAAACCCACGCACCGCCGGCTCGTTGCAGCGCAGCGCAGCGCCGGCGCTCCATCAGTCCATCTTCCTCGCAGCGCCGCTCAGGGCTCAGGCTCGGTCCCTCAGCCCAGATCTTCTGCTCCTTCCCCCAACTCGCGGTCTCGCGCTCAGGCTCGGTCGCGGGGATCGGATCTTCCGCGCGTCGGCGGCTCCCTCTCGGCGGCGTCCAGCGACGGAGGGGCAGTcccaggctcggcggcggcgtcggcggctccccctcccgcctctcgccagtcgcctcgcgccctcgcctccgtcctccgcgcaccggccggcgaccctgcgtacgcacctccctctcccctcccgcCTGTGCTGTACCGTGGGAGCCCGGCCAGggccgggccttggctccgACGGTGGATATCTCCTATGATTCCTTGGTTAATTGAAGCAGTCCTGTTTTCTGGGACGTTGATTCATTGGTGTTACTATATTTTAATTCTAACTAGTATATGTTTATCTGTCAAGGCAGCGTTGAAATTTCCTATGACTCAAACTATTAAGTGATGTGTTTCGATTTAGTGATCTCTCGATGATAATTTCTGTGCTTCTGTGTCAAATTTCCACCTACAGGAACTAGATAATTGATCTTCGCTAAATTGATAATTTCTTGCAAGCATCGTCGCTAAATTGATATTAATTGATCTCCTTTCTGGGTTTTATAATGATTTAAAGTTGTTAATGgaatatatgcttgcttttccaGATGTTGCATTATTTAGTCTGAAATGATTTCCCCCTTTTGTTCTGGCTGATTCTTAGCTCATTTTCTTACAGTACCTTAATGTTTGTTATGTTGGTATGTAGGGAGTAGCTATGTCTTCTTCAGTGGAATCATCATACCTTCCTGCTACAACTGAGTCATTGGCCAAGGCTCAAGAGGCTAAGGATGCCACAGAGTCCATTTCAATCCTTTACCGTGTCATTCAGGATCCATCTTCTTCTGCTGATGCTCTGAGAACAAAAGAAGTTGCAATTACAAATCTTACAAACTACCTCACTAAAGAGAACAGAGCTGAGGAGCTGCGTAATCTTTTGACCCAGCTCAGGCCATTTTTCGCAGTTATTCCTAAGGCAAAGACTGCAAAAATTGTCCGTGGAATAATTGATGCTGTCGCCAAGATACCTGGAACATCTAGTCTTCAAATTTCACTCTGCAAGGAAATGGTGGAATGGACCCGTTCGGAGAAGCGTACTTTCCTCCGGCAGCGTGTAGAGGCGAGATTGGCGGCTCTCCTGTTAGAGAATCAGGAGTATACTGAAGCCCTTACCCTCCTTACTAGTCTTATCAAGGAAGTCAGGAGGCTTGATGACAAGTTACTTCTTGTGGACATTGACCTTCTGGAAAGCAAACTCCATTTCTCCCTGAGAAACCTGCCAAAGGCCAAAGCGTCCCTAACTGCTGCTAGAACAGCAGCAAATGCCATTTATGTTCCACCTGCCCAGCAAGGCACTATTGATCTCCAGAGTGGAATCCTCCATGCTGAAGAAAAGGATTACAAGACTGCATACAGCTACTTCTTTGAAGCATTTGAAGCTTTCAGTGCACTGGAGGACCCGAAGGCCATTTTCAGCCTGAAGTACATGCTGTTGTGCAAGATAATGGTTAACCAAGCTGATGATGTTGCAGGGATAATCTCATCTAAGGCTGGCCTAAAATATCTGGGTCCTGATGTTGATGCTATGAAGGCTGTTGCTGATGCATACTCTAAAAGATCTCTCAAGTATTTTGAAACTGCCCTTCGCGATTACAAGTCCCAGCTGGAGGAGGACCCTATTGTCCACAGGCATCTTTCTTCTCTGTATGATACGCTCTTGGAGCAGAACCTCTGCAGGTTGATTGAACCCTACTCAAGGGTGGAGATTGCGCATATAGCAGAGATGATTGAATTGCCGGTTGACCATGTTGAGAAGAAGCTGTCGCAGATGATCCTCGACAAGAAATTTGCTGGGACTCTAGATCAAGGTGCTGGCTGCCTCATTATCTTTGAGGATCCCAAGACGGAGGAGATCTTCCCTGCCACTCTCGAAACCATTTCGAATGTCGGGAAGGTTGTGGACAGCCTTTACGTGAGGTCGGCCAAGATCATGGCTTGAAAACAGCTAGTCTTACCTGTTTGCTCTGATTTCATTTTCAGTTCTGTGTCGATGTCCTCAGACATTTAGTCCTTCATCAATATTTGACAGTTTATTGTGCATGTTGCCTCTCAATTTAGTTCAACCAAACATACTGTCTTGCTTGCTACTTACTGCTAGGAACAAGACAGTTTGCTGTTTCTGCGTGGTGAAAGTACTGTGAACAGTTGCTGGTCCCAAGCAAAAATTATACTTATTGTGCTACTGCGGTATTATTGGCCCAATGCCGGGCTGCCTAGTCTTTAGACCAGTCTAAGTGGCCCGTTTCAATGCActatttccaaaacaaatctgctgacagagtatcaatgaaacgaacaatgaaacaacctccacaatgcatgagtttcaccttgatgttttctaggctgggcaaagcatttaattactgcaaaatgattggatcatatgcaagatggtgaaacgatttagtcctcagtggagatttcatcccgtttcaccgcgtgggaaacaacgtccGTGGAGTTTCaccacttccttctctctcctcttcgtttcatgcaaaaagtgtagttttgctgacatggcgctctaataaatgtgtatgacatcctggtgaaaccccccacccccactgagactggctGACTACTTTTATGATTGAATGAGTTATTCATGTATTTGATCTTTTGATATCAGCGTGCAGAGTCGGATGGATGTTATTGTGTGTGCTAATTAATCTACTATTTTTATCGAAGTGCATGTCTGTAGCTCCCACTATGGCTTGTGCTCGCCATATGAATCCATCCACATTACGTTACAGGGCTTCCATATATCTGAGTAGAGGATGTTAGTGTTCCTGCTCATGCTGCCAGTTACTGATTAGCGATTACTGTTTGAACTATCAGGCCACGCCCATCCATCAGTTGGTACTGCCACACCAAAAGCAGAAGTACCGACTGACGTAACGGTTGTTTCGTTGTGCTGAAGAAAACGATCACGCTGAAAGGATTAGCAGGGAATGCCACATGTGAGTAACTGATCGAGCTGTGGACTGTTAATAGCAGCAGACAATAATGTCCTAGAACAATTAGCAGTGAATTAATTATTTCATGAAATGTTTTAAAAATCTTCTAAATTTTACCGCAATTTCGCCGGTAAACCCAACAACAAACGCATTACCGAATGAAACGGCGCCCCGACCCCGACAGGGAGATGCTCACTCAGGTCATGGGTTTCTCGAGCAGCGCCGACACGTACCACTCGTTCCTCTCGGCGCCGAGGTCGAGCTTCCGGCCGGCCTTCCACCGGAGCCGGCGGAAGCCGACGCGGTCGAAGATGGGCACGTAGGTTGCGTTGAGCTGCGGCCCCAGGCAGAAGAAGTGGTCGAGCCAGAAGACGCCGCCGGGCCTGAGCACCCGGTAGATGTCGAAGAGCGTGGACTCGAGCACGGCGTCGGGCACCCAGTTGCTGAGCGCGTTCATGGAGTGCACCATGTCCAGCACGCCGTCCGCGAACGGGAGCCGCTGCATGAGCGTCAGCTGCAGCGGCACCAGGCCCCGGGAGGCCACGAAGCGGCTGAAGGGCGCGTCCATGTCCAGCGTCGTGGTCACCACCGTCACGTTCCGCTCCCGCATGCGCGCCGCGAACGTGCCCGTGCCGCCGCCGATGTCCAGCCCGATCCGCACCGTGCCGGGCGGCCTGGACCGCAGCACGCTGTCGACGCTGAACCCCGGCCCGCCGTTGTCGGtctgccaccgccgccgctcctTCCCTTCCAGGTCGAAGCAGTCCTTGCAGAAGTAGGGCCCGCCGCCCCTGGTGCGCGCGCGCTGCACGAGGCAGGTGTAGTTCTTGCACGTGTACGGCGACCACCGCACCGTCGTGTCCGGCGGCACGGACCACAGGCTCCGCGGCAGCGGCGCGGGCTCCACGTACCTCGCCGGCTCCCTCGGCCTGCAGCGGCGGCGGGGCAGCGGCTCGCACCCCTTGAGCGCGAGCTGCAGCGCGAGCGCGTCGTCGTCGGGGCACTCGCCGCTGACGTCGTACGTCATGTACCGCGCAAGCTCCTCCTGGAAGTTGCGGCAGGCGAACCCCAGCCCCGGGAAGAGCTCGTCGGTGCCGAGGTTGGGGTGGAAGCCGAGCGGCAGCCGGTGGGGCTCGATGGCGAGCTTGAGCTCGCCCTGGGGCTCCTCGGGCCAGCCGCCGAAGTCCCTGGCCTCCGGCGTGTCCCCGTGCACGGCGCCCAGGCCGGCAAGCACGGACTCGAGGAGGTACGACGACGCGTTGCACTGCGCCCGCAGCGCCGCGAGCTCCGCGCGCGCCCCCGCCAGCGCGTCGCGCGTGGCGTTGAGGTCCCGCAGCAGCGCGGACGAGTCCCACAGGTGGATCATCCGCGGCGCGGACGCCGGGATGTGCACGGACAGCGACGCGCCGGAGAAGAGGTAGACGGAGACGAGGTTGGTGGCGATGACGACCAGCAGGATCTTGAGCTTGGCGCGCCGAGGCGCCGGCCGCGGCGATGGCCGGTGCCCGTGGCCATTGGCGGTAGCAGTACCACCCATCCCCTCGTCGATACTGTGCTGCTGCGATGAGTGGCCCCGGTGCTTGGCCGCGTACATGGCGGCCGCGCGCGCCGGCGATCGGCGACAGCTAGCTAGCAGCGACGATCGATCACTTCTTCACTGTACGCCGATCAATTCGACATGCGCCCGGGATGGTTTTTCCAGATGTGAAGTACGTGAGCTGTGCTACGCGTGTGTTTGACTTTGGATATGTGTTTGCATGTGTTCGTGGATTGCAGATTACACATCGTGGTggttgctttgctttgctttgcgAGGAGAAAAGCGGACAATTTTGCTTCGCAAGTCAAAGCTGTGCTACGCTCTTGTGCATGGTATGTAGCTATCGCTGGACGCTCGGGGAGCGAGCTGTGCGGCCGACTTGTAGGCCCTCCAACGCAGCGATTATGTAGCGGATACGTCATGGGCGTACGCGTCCTCGGGCACTGCTCTGCGGCATAGAAAACGGAAATTTGCCATTATTGTTGGGGGTGACTGATCTTGAAGAAGCGAGAGTACGTAACATTGGCAGTTCATTTCTCAAATTGCACTTCATTGTTATTTTATCAAATTGCACTTCTCTATTTCAGGTGTCTGGATTTTAACATGATTCTACACAACACTCCTGTATCACCAACTATTACAAATAaattgttatttttttattggTTATTTGTCTTTGTATCATAACATATTAAATTTTTGTCCTTGTCTACCTATAGATTTCGTACCTATGATTTTGTCTAATGGGTTTTTTTATTCTCGGTACCAAAGTTTATAGATGGCGTCTATAAAAATTGCAATGAACGAAATCCGtaattttaattataaaatatatgcaATAATTGTCACCCAAAAAGAAAACTAAATGTCAGACACCTTAATTTTAGCAAGTTCCATTAAACTATTAAACCTAGACTAGGAACAACGAAAAAGATGtttggaaagaaaaaagaaaatagtaAAGAAACTCCTCAAAAATAAACATAGAACTGGCTACCACTATGTGCGTCCTTGATTTTAGCAGGCCAACATCTCAGCAGCCCATgttcaaaacaaaacaaaacaaaacaaaacaaagcaGAGACTCGCCGGCTTCGTAGGTACTCTGCTAGTCCAGAAACCATACATGGTTTTAGGCCTCCGTTTAGttgcagaaaattttgcaaaatgattattatagtatttttatttattttaaataattattatctataattatagactaactaggtttaaaatatttgtctcataaattacagataaactgtacaattaattatttttatctacatttaatgctaaatgcatatgccacaagattcgatgtggcgggagaattttgaaaaaaattgcaaattttttgaaaactaaatagCCCCTTAAGATCTAGAGCTATTCACAGCTTGAGTTAGTTTAGATAAATTTTTTCTAGATATTTGTGTAATCCAAAAAGTAATTGTAACGTGTTTACATATCTAGCtgttatctatatctaataataataaaaaagattTCAACCTTTTTTGGTCCATCTATTTTTTAGCCCATCTCCCTCTAACTACTAATGTGCTCATACGTATATAAACATACAAGGCTTTTTAAGGTAATCTGAATAGGAATCCTAATTCAAATAGAGTCCTTTATCTAAGTAGTGAATAGGAGTCCTAATCCTAATAGCTCATATATATGTAAATATACAAGGCTTTTTAGGTAATCTGAATAAGAATTATAATCCAAATAGAGTCCTTTATCTAAGTAGTGAATAGGAGTCCTAATCCAAATACAAAAGAAtctatatttttagtttcgtTCCTGTTTCTTTCAAAAACGCTCAGACTTTTATGTTTTTTTGACTAACTGGAGACTGTCCGTCACGAATAAGAGGAAATGAGTTTTTTTCCTGCTTCCGTatattttgtctttttttttgtttcagatATATTCTTTTCCTATTTTGATGTATTTTTAATTACTGTTTTCCAAGTCACGTCTTTCTTTTTTCAGTTCCGTTTAGAGTCCTTTTCTTATTGCGATGTCGTTTTTATTTCTGATGTCTTTTCGGTTCAGGTTGGAGTCCATCGTCCATTAAATATTTTCCGTTTAgagttttttttctgttttgatATGttttatatttctattttttctatgTTGAGTTACCGTCCATTGGTGATAAAGTTTTTTTAATGCTAAAGTGCTAAACAAAAAATTTCTGTTTGGCCTCCCACTTTAATTATCAGCTCCATTCCGCAGTCATGATGATATAACAAGGACCTCATCTCTAATGTGGACTTTCATATATAATAGGACAAAACAAATATTGTACAACGACTCAACAAATTGAATGCAAAATTGTGGGCACAAATTATACCATATACACACAGCACCATATCGGTGCAGGCTAGGTGGCGCAAAAAGATATGTTATGGAACGAGAATGACAATGGCATAAGGCGCGGAGATGATGGCAAGGTCAAGCAACGGTGGTACAACATCATGGCGTCACGACTCGTAAGCGAGACCGAGGTGAGGATGAGCGACGACAACAACATGGGGTGGGGTGAGGAGACAGCAACACCGATGAGGTTGCCAAGTCGTTTGCCTTGACAAGGCTTCAGGCGGACGAAGCTGGAGGACTAGTGCGAGTGGACGAGGCCTCGTGACTTCAAGCTAACAGATaataagaacaaggaagaaaaataaaagaaaaataaaacaatatAAAGGGTATCATGTGCATTTTATAGAGCATTTTACCAAACATTTCAACAAAACAGCTTCATCTTCGTCCTTGGAGCTGCTTGTGGagttgaaataaaaaaatgcttCAATGGTGATATTCTCCATTAATTAATTTTGTGTTATTGCTCTAGATCGACTTCTTTAAAAAGTTGCAGCATGAAATATTTATACCCTAAATAAATTCGCCGCCGATATGTAGTATTATGATTTGCATTTGTTGATTCTTTGATGTTATAGTAAAAGGTGGAAGTGAAAACATGCGCCCTTATGTCATAGATGTATTTGATTACTTAAGTAGAATAAAATATATTTACTCAAAATTATTTACGTATGTTTTTTAGCATAATGTTGATTGCAATAAAATATAATGatgtaaataaaaaatcatagcttcaaaaacaaaaacaacacATATAAGTCAAGGCTTTAACACTATATGTTTTCTTTCGATACAACGTACGAGTATTTTTCTAGTCTAACTAATGTAATTCTTCTTtcatggaaaaaaaaaagaaac
Protein-coding sequences here:
- the LOC8080357 gene encoding 26S proteasome non-ATPase regulatory subunit 11 homolog: MSSSVESSYLPATTESLAKAQEAKDATESISILYRVIQDPSSSADALRTKEVAITNLTNYLTKENRAEELRNLLTQLRPFFAVIPKAKTAKIVRGIIDAVAKIPGTSSLQISLCKEMVEWTRSEKRTFLRQRVEARLAALLLENQEYTEALTLLTSLIKEVRRLDDKLLLVDIDLLESKLHFSLRNLPKAKASLTAARTAANAIYVPPAQQGTIDLQSGILHAEEKDYKTAYSYFFEAFEAFSALEDPKAIFSLKYMLLCKIMVNQADDVAGIISSKAGLKYLGPDVDAMKAVADAYSKRSLKYFETALRDYKSQLEEDPIVHRHLSSLYDTLLEQNLCRLIEPYSRVEIAHIAEMIELPVDHVEKKLSQMILDKKFAGTLDQGAGCLIIFEDPKTEEIFPATLETISNVGKVVDSLYVRSAKIMA
- the LOC8075859 gene encoding uncharacterized protein LOC8075859; translated protein: MYAAKHRGHSSQQHSIDEGMGGTATANGHGHRPSPRPAPRRAKLKILLVVIATNLVSVYLFSGASLSVHIPASAPRMIHLWDSSALLRDLNATRDALAGARAELAALRAQCNASSYLLESVLAGLGAVHGDTPEARDFGGWPEEPQGELKLAIEPHRLPLGFHPNLGTDELFPGLGFACRNFQEELARYMTYDVSGECPDDDALALQLALKGCEPLPRRRCRPREPARYVEPAPLPRSLWSVPPDTTVRWSPYTCKNYTCLVQRARTRGGGPYFCKDCFDLEGKERRRWQTDNGGPGFSVDSVLRSRPPGTVRIGLDIGGGTGTFAARMRERNVTVVTTTLDMDAPFSRFVASRGLVPLQLTLMQRLPFADGVLDMVHSMNALSNWVPDAVLESTLFDIYRVLRPGGVFWLDHFFCLGPQLNATYVPIFDRVGFRRLRWKAGRKLDLGAERNEWYVSALLEKPMT